The Mercurialis annua linkage group LG8, ddMerAnnu1.2, whole genome shotgun sequence genome window below encodes:
- the LOC126660451 gene encoding ethylene receptor, whose amino-acid sequence MLSMEMETCNCVDPPWPAEDLLMKYQYISDFFIALAYFSIPLELIYFVKKSAVFPYRWVLVQFGAFIVLCGATHLINLWTFTMHSRTVAVVMTTAKVLTAAVSCATALMLVHIIPDLLSVKTRELFLKNKAAELDREMGLIRTQEETGRHVRMLTHEIRSTLDRHTILKTTLVELGRTLALEECALWMPTRTGLELQLSYTLRQQNPVGYTVPIQLPVINQVFSSNRAVKISPNCPVARIRPFAGKYIPGEVVAVRVPLLHLSNFQINDWPELSTKRYALMVLMLPSDSARQWHAYELELVEVVADQVAVALSHAAILEESMRARDLLMEQNVALDLARREAETAIRARNDFLAVMNHEMRTPMHAIIALSSLLQETELTPEQRLMVETILKSSNLLATLINDVLDLSRLEDGSLQLDVGTFNLHAVFKEVLNLIKPIASVKKLPLTLNLAQDLPEYAIGDDKRLMQIILNVVGNAVKFSKEGNISITVFVAKSESLRDLRLPDFFPVPSENNFYLRVQVKDEGLGINPQDIPKVFTKFAQSQSMGTRNTGGSGLGLAICKRFVNLMEGHIWIESEGLGKGSTAIFIVKLGIERSNESKLPFMSKMAANHGPTTFSGLKVLLMDDNGVSRMVTKGLLVHLGCDVITVGSSDECLRVVSQDHKVVFMDVCMPDGFEVAIRIHEKFTKRHERPLIVALTASTNKVTKENCMRVGMDGVILKPVSVDKMRAVLSDLLEHRVLFESM is encoded by the exons ATGCTTTCAATGGAAATGGAGACTTGCAACTGCGTTGACCCGCCGTGGCCGGCGGAGGACTTGTTGATGAAGTATCAATATATTTCAGATTTCTTCATTGCTCTTGCTTATTTTTCTATCCCTCTAGAGCTCATTTACTTTGTTAAGAAATCTGCAGTGTTTCCATATAGATGGGTGCTTGTGCAGTTTGGTGCTTTTATAGTTTTGTGTGGGGCGACGCATCTTATTAACTTATGGACTTTTACAATGCACTCTCGAACTGTAGCTGTTGTAATGACCACTGCAAAAGTTTTAACTGCTGCGGTGTCATGTGCAACTGCACTTATGCTAGTACACATCATTCCTGATCTATTGAGTGTTAAAACTAGAGAgctatttttgaaaaacaaagcTGCGGAACTGGATAGAGAGATGGGTTTGATACGTACACAGGAAGAAACAGGCCGGCATGTTAGGATGCTTACTCATGAAATCAGAAGCACGCTTGATAGACATACTATTCTAAAGACCACTCTTGTTGAACTGGGTAGGACATTGGCATTAGAAGAGTGTGCCCTGTGGATGCCTACGCGGACTGGGTTGGAACTTCAACTTTCCTACACTCTTCGTCAGCAGAATCCTGTGGGATACACCGTACCTATCCAACTTCCTGTCATTAATCAAGTGTTTAGTAGTAATCGTGCTGTTAAAATATCACCTAATTGTCCAGTTGCAAGAATACGGCCTTTTGCTGGAAAATATATTCCTGGAGAGGTGGTTGCTGTTCGCGTCCCACTTCTTCATCTCTCTAACTTCCAAATTAATGACTGGCCTGAGCTTTCTACGAAACGATATGCTTTGATGGTCTTAATGCTTCCCTCGGACAGTGCAAGGCAGTGGCATGCTTATGAGTTGGAGCTTGTTGAAGTAGTTGCTGACCAG GTGGCTGTTGCTCTATCTCATGCTGCTATCTTAGAAGAGTCAATGAGGGCAAGGGATCTACTTATGGAGCAGAATGTTGCGCTTGATCTTGCAAGAAGAGAAGCAGAAACAGCTATCCGTGCTCGTAATGATTTCTTGGCTGTTATGAACCACGAGATGAGAACTCCCATGCATGCAATTATTGCACTTTCTTCATTGTTGCAGGAAACTGAGCTGACACCTGAGCAGCGTCTAATGGTTGAGACAATTCTCAAAAGTAGTAATCTTTTGGCTACTCTAATAAATGATGTGTTAGACCTTTCCAGGCTTGAAGATGGCAGCCTTCAGCTTGATGTGGGAACTTTTAATCTTCATGCTGTATTTAAGGAG GTCCTTAACTTGATCAAGCCTATTGCATCTGTTAAAAAATTGCCTCTTACATTAAATTTGGCTCAAGATTTGCCAGAATATGCTATTGGTGACGATAAACGCCTTATGCAAATTATCTTAAATGTTGTCGGTAATGCTGTGAAGTTTTCAAAAGAAGGCAATATTTCAATCACAGTTTTTGTTGCTAAATCAGAATCCTTAAGAGATCTTCGATTACCTGATTTTTTCCCGGTGCCAAGCGAGAATAACTTCTATTTGCGTGTACAG GTAAAAGATGAAGGACTAGGAATTAATCCCCAAGATATCCCTAAAGTATTTACTAAATTTGCACAAAGTCAATCAATGGGAACCAGAAATACCGGCGGCAGTGGACTCGGCCTTGCAATTTGTAAGAG GTTTGTAAATCTTATGGAAGGACACATTTGGATTGAAAGTGAAGGTCTCGGCAAGGGATCCACTGCTATCTTTATCGTAAAACTTGGGATCGAGCGTTCGAATGAATCAAAGCTCCCTTTCATGTCAAAAATGGCAGCAAATCATGGGCCGACAACGTTTTCTGGGCTTAAAGTTCTGCTGATGGATGATAACGG GGTTAGCAGGATGGTAACCAAGGGACTTCTTGTGCACTTGGGGTGTGATGTGATAACTGTGGGCTCGAGCGACGAGTGTTTAAGAGTAGTTTCTCAGGACCATAAGGTGGTTTTTATGGATGTATGTATGCCTGATGGTTTTGAAGTTGCCATCCGCATACacgaaaaatttacaaaacgtCACGAGAGACCATTAATTGTGGCGCTTACAGCAAGCACAAACAAGGTGACTAAAGAAAATTGCATGAGAGTCGGTATGGATGGTGTAATACTAAAGCCTGTTTCCGTTGATAAGATGAGGGCGGTGTTATCAGATCTTCTGGAACATCGGGTTCTATTCGAGTCCATGTAG